The following DNA comes from Candidatus Eremiobacteraceae bacterium.
CGCAAAGGGCTGCTGCTCCTCGGCTGCGGTCAGAGCACGATCCGCATCGCGCCGCCGCTCGTCGTCGACGAAGAAGATGCGGCGATCGCGTTGCGCATCCTCGACGAGGTCCTCGCGGAGCTCCGAGTGCCCGCTTGAAGTCCGCCGGCTCGAAGGTCGCCACCTCGAAGGTCGTCACGATGAAGGACGCCGTCGCGCGCCTCGTGTGCGACGGCGACGTCGTCGTCATCGAGGGCTTCACGCACCTCATCTGCTTCGCGGCGGCGCACGAGATCATCCGTCAGCGCCGCAAAGACCTGACGCTCTGCCGCCTGACGCCCGACCTCGTCTACGACCAGCTCATCGCCGCCGGCTGCGCGCGCAAACTCGTCTTCTCGTGGGCGGGAAATCCGGGCGTCGGCTCGCTGCACGCCTTGCGTCGCGCGATCGAAAAGGGCGTGCCGGTGCCGCTCGAGATCGAGGAGTACTCGCACTTCGGCATGGTCGCGCGCTTCAGCGCCGGCGCTGCGAAGTTGCCGTTCTGGCCGCTGTCCGATTACCGCGGCAGCGATCTGCCCGCCGCCAATCCGCTCATCAGGACCGTACGGTGCCCGTACACCGATGTCGAACTCGCGACGGTGCCCGCGCTCAATCCCGACGTGACGATCATCCATGCCCAACGGGCCGACGCCGACGGCAACGCGCAGATCTGGGGGCTGTACGGCGTGCAAAAGGAAGCAGCGTTCGCCGCGAAACGCGTCATCATGGTCGTCGAAGAGATCGTCGAGCCGTCGGTCGTACGTGCCGATCCGAACAGGACGCTCATCCCGGGCTTCATCGTCGACGCGGTCGTCTGCGAACCGTGGGGCGCGCACCCGTCGTACGCGCAGGGCTACTACGATCGCGACAACGATTTCTACGTCGCCTGGGATGAAGTGTCGCGCGACGAAGCGCGGCTCGGTTCCTGGCTTGACGAGTTCGTCCATGGGGCCGCAGATCGCGCCGCCTACATGGACAAGATGCCTGGGTTGCGCGAGCGGCTCGAGGCGAAGCCGCGCTTCTGCGAAGGAGTCAACTACGGCTTCTGAAGCGCCCGAGTACACGAACTCCGAACTCATGGCTGTGCGAGCAAGCAAGGAGCTCCACGACGGCGACGTCGTGTTCGTCGGCATAGGGCTGCCGAATCTCGCGTGCAATCTCGCGCGCGCGACGCATGCGCCCGATCTCGTGCTCATCTACGAGTCCGGTGCGATCGGCGCGGTACCGGACAGACTGCCCGTCTCGATCGGCGACCCGGCGCTCGTCACCGATTCGCTCGGCGTCGCGTCGATGGCCGACATCTTCCAATTCTACTTGCAGGGCGGCCGCATCCAGGTCGGATTCTTGGGCGGCGCGCAAGTCGACCGGTACGGCAACATCAATTCGAC
Coding sequences within:
- a CDS encoding CoA-transferase, giving the protein MKSAGSKVATSKVVTMKDAVARLVCDGDVVVIEGFTHLICFAAAHEIIRQRRKDLTLCRLTPDLVYDQLIAAGCARKLVFSWAGNPGVGSLHALRRAIEKGVPVPLEIEEYSHFGMVARFSAGAAKLPFWPLSDYRGSDLPAANPLIRTVRCPYTDVELATVPALNPDVTIIHAQRADADGNAQIWGLYGVQKEAAFAAKRVIMVVEEIVEPSVVRADPNRTLIPGFIVDAVVCEPWGAHPSYAQGYYDRDNDFYVAWDEVSRDEARLGSWLDEFVHGAADRAAYMDKMPGLRERLEAKPRFCEGVNYGF